A genomic segment from Melanotaenia boesemani isolate fMelBoe1 chromosome 9, fMelBoe1.pri, whole genome shotgun sequence encodes:
- the gosr1 gene encoding Golgi SNAP receptor complex member 1, whose translation MAGIGSSNYWEDLRKQARQLENELDLKLVSFSKLCTSYSSSRDGRRGDTSDTTPLLNNSTQDRMFDTMSVEIEQLLAKLTTVNDKMAEYTNTPGSASLNAALMHTLQRHRDILQDYTHEFHKTKGNFMAVREREDLLGSVRKDIETYKSGSGVNNRRTELFLKEHEHLRNSDRLMDDTISIAMATKENMTSQRGMLKSIQSRVNTLANRFPAINNLIQRINLRKRRDSLILGAVIGICTILILLYAFH comes from the exons ATGGCTGGAATAGGAAGCAGCAACTACTGGGAAG ATCTGCGAAAGCAGGCTAGACAGTTGGAGAATGAACTTGACCTAAAACTGGTCTCCTTCAGTAAACTTTGTACCAGCTATAGCAGCTCCAGGGATGGACGTCGAGGAGACAC TTCAGACACCACTCCACTTCTAAATAACTCCACCCAGGACAGGATGTTTGACACTATGTCAGTGGAGATTGAACAGCTGCTGGCCAAA CTGACAACGGTGAACGATAAGATGGCTGAGTACACGAACACACCTGGCTCAGCTTCTCTCAATGCTGCACTAATGCATACTCtgcagagacacagagacattCTACAG GATTACACACACGAGTTCCATAAAACCAAAGGCAACTTTATGGCCgtcagagaaagagaagacCTTCTGGGGTCTGTGAGGAAAGACATAGA gaCATACAAGAGTGGCTCTGGGGTCAACAACAGAAGAACGGAGCTGTTTCTGAAGGAGCATGAGCACTTGAGAAA CTCAGACCGACTGATGGATGACACAATAAG CATTGCCATGGCGACCAAGGAGAATATGACTTCTCAAAGGGGCATGTTGAAATCCATACAGAGCAGGGTCAACACGCTGGCCA ATCGTTTCCCAGCTATTAACAATCTCATCCAGCGAATCAACCTGCGGAAGAGAAGAGACTCTCTCATCCTCGGCGCTGTGATCGGCATCTGCACCATTCTCATTCTCCTCTATGCTTTTCACTGA